The following proteins are co-located in the Rubidibacter lacunae KORDI 51-2 genome:
- a CDS encoding SDR family oxidoreductase — MPIALSSPRPDKVNGPAFRTIAFLKPMVDLDGSIALVTGASSGIGTACARSFARAGARLVLLARSGDRLRELQAELADDSGGACYVLPCDVRDRAAVTAAVASLPPSWSDIDVLVNNAGLSRGFDRFPDCSIEDWEEMIDTNLKGLLYVTRALVPGMVARDRGHIINIGSIAGHQTYPRGNVYCATKAAVRALSEGLKLDLLGTAVRVSSVDPGLVETNFSNVRFHGDRVQAAKTYAGMTPLTPEDIAEVVAFCASRPPHVNISEVLVIPTDQSSSTLVHRRLPDERA; from the coding sequence TTGCCGATCGCGCTCTCTAGTCCGCGCCCCGATAAGGTCAACGGTCCTGCGTTCCGAACGATTGCGTTTCTCAAGCCCATGGTCGATCTCGACGGTTCGATCGCGTTAGTGACCGGTGCCAGCAGCGGTATCGGTACGGCCTGTGCCCGCAGTTTTGCCCGTGCGGGCGCGCGGCTGGTTCTCTTGGCTCGCAGTGGCGATCGCCTGCGCGAACTGCAGGCCGAGCTGGCCGATGACAGCGGTGGTGCGTGTTACGTCCTCCCGTGCGACGTCCGCGATCGCGCAGCCGTTACCGCCGCGGTAGCGTCGCTGCCACCATCGTGGTCGGACATCGACGTGCTGGTCAATAATGCCGGGCTCAGTCGCGGTTTTGACCGATTTCCCGACTGCAGCATCGAGGATTGGGAAGAGATGATCGACACCAACCTCAAGGGGTTGCTATACGTTACCCGCGCGCTCGTGCCGGGTATGGTCGCGCGCGATCGCGGCCACATCATCAACATCGGCTCGATTGCCGGGCACCAAACTTATCCACGCGGCAACGTCTACTGCGCCACCAAAGCTGCTGTGCGCGCGCTCTCCGAAGGATTGAAGCTAGACCTGCTCGGGACGGCCGTCCGCGTCAGCTCGGTCGATCCCGGTCTGGTGGAAACAAACTTCAGCAACGTACGTTTCCACGGCGATCGCGTACAAGCCGCCAAAACCTATGCGGGCATGACACCGCTGACGCCGGAAGATATCGCCGAGGTGGTTGCGTTTTGCGCGTCGCGCCCGCCCCACGTCAACATCAGCGAAGTCCTTGTCATCCCCACCGATCAATCCAGTTCGACACTGGTCCACCGCCGACTGCCGGACGAGCGCGCGTAG
- a CDS encoding tetratricopeptide repeat protein: MDSFYNSSISIDENYQQALAAYEHQQFHAAVEICSLILTQAPYHLDALQIKAAAQLESGDFRAGIATFERALSIAPKNIEIHCNRATALLTIGETLAAQEALDQAIAQRPTQSRPYFMRGLILLAQSAIPEAIADFDRALEFAPENLGEVYKSRGLARTLQEDWSEAVNDCDQALKLNELDPELLNIRGLAHWRLGHENAALKDFSDAIALAPSHIEPWLNRAQLYWQQRQLTEAQQDLAQAHLLAPEREDIQLKQWQLAVANKEASAILSQVESLLKDKTSSEHANVRAWLAAQPETPEGSWIRGSLETVLSNWPSALSHWNQLIAIQPEAFGAYALRGLVKCKLGDYSGAVSDLTSFLTQCQPTAVALKCRGEAHYLMGNQAQALSDFSAASSLNSEDPDLYRYRARIFAEQTIWSRALAEINQALALQPQNLEAINLRGLIWLRLEQPQRALADLDLHITLSPEDAIAWGNRGSLRAQLDDLEGALADFGRSLQLQPEASGGWQERGRVLMRLGRFAEALSDFQQAVQLQPESAAALNNRGVAYRNLGELEAARQDFAAASQLQPENVAFAENQAELLVAMGQPEQALRTLNRLLKDCPHAVSSQKLRADIYLQTQRFDQAVADYSAVLSGDPQNPELYYRRSIAYSYLNKTKAAIADASQGLMIAPEAFQLLILRGKLYLNAENYRAALQDFSQAIKQDPSADIYYYRGVCNHYLSQFDQAVADYSEAIRCNPEFSAAYQDRGHSYAALQNSQAKQDWQQALALYNSQGNRQKAAEIEQLLKENLL, encoded by the coding sequence ATGGATAGCTTCTACAACAGCTCTATTTCTATTGATGAAAACTATCAACAAGCTTTAGCTGCTTATGAACACCAGCAATTTCATGCAGCAGTGGAGATTTGTAGTCTGATACTTACCCAAGCTCCATATCATCTTGATGCACTTCAGATTAAAGCAGCAGCCCAATTGGAATCAGGGGATTTTCGGGCAGGGATCGCTACGTTTGAACGAGCTTTAAGCATAGCTCCAAAAAATATCGAAATTCACTGTAATCGAGCCACAGCTCTACTGACTATTGGGGAGACACTAGCCGCTCAGGAAGCATTGGACCAAGCGATCGCCCAACGGCCAACCCAATCTCGCCCTTACTTTATGCGAGGTCTGATTTTGCTGGCACAGTCGGCGATTCCAGAAGCGATCGCGGACTTCGATCGAGCTTTGGAATTTGCACCTGAAAATCTTGGCGAAGTCTACAAAAGTCGAGGACTTGCTCGGACTTTGCAGGAGGATTGGTCAGAGGCAGTTAACGATTGTGACCAAGCTCTAAAATTAAATGAACTCGATCCAGAACTGCTGAATATTCGTGGCTTAGCACATTGGCGCTTAGGTCACGAAAACGCAGCTTTAAAAGACTTTTCCGACGCGATCGCCTTAGCACCTAGCCACATCGAACCGTGGCTAAACCGGGCCCAACTATACTGGCAGCAGCGTCAGCTTACAGAGGCGCAGCAAGATTTAGCCCAGGCGCACCTCCTCGCCCCGGAACGGGAAGATATCCAGCTAAAACAGTGGCAGCTAGCGGTTGCCAATAAAGAGGCTTCAGCTATTCTGAGCCAGGTTGAATCCCTGCTCAAAGATAAAACCTCTTCAGAGCATGCCAACGTCCGAGCTTGGTTAGCCGCCCAGCCCGAAACACCTGAAGGAAGTTGGATTCGAGGCAGCCTGGAAACAGTGCTAAGTAATTGGCCCAGCGCGCTTTCTCATTGGAATCAGCTGATCGCAATTCAGCCCGAAGCTTTTGGAGCCTATGCGCTGCGAGGATTGGTCAAATGTAAACTCGGGGACTATAGCGGCGCCGTTTCAGACCTCACTAGTTTTCTTACTCAGTGCCAGCCAACTGCCGTAGCGCTGAAATGCCGAGGGGAAGCCCATTATCTAATGGGAAACCAAGCGCAAGCATTGAGCGATTTTAGCGCCGCCTCATCCCTGAATTCTGAGGATCCCGATCTATATAGATATCGAGCCAGAATTTTTGCAGAGCAAACAATCTGGTCCCGAGCTCTCGCCGAAATCAACCAGGCTCTAGCTCTACAGCCTCAAAATCTCGAAGCGATTAATTTACGGGGATTAATTTGGCTGCGTCTCGAACAGCCCCAGCGAGCTTTAGCTGACCTAGATCTGCACATAACCCTCTCGCCAGAAGATGCGATCGCTTGGGGAAACCGGGGTTCCTTGCGCGCGCAACTCGATGACCTGGAGGGCGCATTAGCTGATTTTGGGCGCTCACTACAGCTCCAACCAGAGGCGAGTGGAGGGTGGCAAGAGCGAGGACGAGTGCTCATGCGCTTGGGGCGTTTCGCTGAGGCACTGAGCGATTTTCAGCAGGCCGTGCAACTCCAGCCGGAAAGTGCCGCAGCCCTAAATAACCGGGGCGTTGCTTATCGAAATCTTGGTGAGCTGGAGGCCGCCCGACAGGATTTCGCAGCGGCAAGCCAGCTTCAGCCGGAGAATGTCGCTTTCGCTGAAAACCAAGCCGAACTGCTGGTGGCTATGGGGCAACCGGAGCAAGCGCTTCGCACCCTAAATCGATTACTCAAGGATTGCCCTCATGCCGTCTCCAGCCAGAAGCTTCGCGCGGACATCTATCTGCAAACTCAACGATTCGATCAGGCCGTTGCAGATTACAGCGCTGTGCTCTCCGGCGATCCTCAAAATCCAGAACTTTACTACCGTCGAAGCATTGCCTATAGCTACCTCAATAAGACTAAAGCCGCGATCGCAGACGCTAGTCAAGGGTTAATGATTGCGCCAGAAGCCTTCCAGCTCCTAATTTTGCGAGGCAAACTCTATCTTAATGCCGAAAATTATCGGGCTGCCCTTCAGGATTTTAGTCAGGCGATAAAACAAGACCCGAGCGCTGATATTTATTACTATCGAGGTGTTTGTAATCACTATCTGAGTCAATTTGACCAAGCCGTTGCCGACTACAGCGAGGCTATTCGATGCAATCCTGAGTTTAGTGCTGCTTACCAAGATCGGGGGCATAGCTACGCCGCTCTTCAAAACTCACAAGCCAAGCAGGATTGGCAACAAGCTCTAGCTCTTTACAACAGCCAAGGAAACCGCCAAAAAGCAGCTGAGATCGAACAACTTCTTAAAGAGAATCTTCTATAG
- the queF gene encoding preQ(1) synthase yields MTQTPPPASASANPPTEVKYGERAIAEGELLTFPNPRPGRRYTIDISLPEFTCKCPFSGYPDFATIYLSYVPDERVVELKAIKLYINGYRDRHISHEESVNQILDDLVAACDPLEMTVEGDFSPRGNVHTVVKVRHVKPLSDGTGM; encoded by the coding sequence GTGACTCAAACGCCACCCCCTGCCTCAGCTTCAGCAAACCCACCGACCGAGGTGAAGTACGGCGAACGCGCGATCGCTGAAGGCGAACTGTTGACCTTCCCCAATCCGCGTCCCGGTCGCCGCTACACGATCGACATTTCGCTGCCGGAGTTTACTTGTAAATGCCCGTTTTCCGGCTATCCCGACTTCGCAACAATTTATCTGTCGTACGTGCCTGACGAGCGCGTTGTGGAGCTGAAGGCGATCAAGCTTTACATCAATGGCTATCGCGATCGCCACATCTCCCATGAGGAATCGGTCAATCAGATTCTCGATGATTTGGTGGCCGCGTGCGATCCGCTGGAGATGACGGTCGAGGGGGATTTTTCGCCGCGCGGAAACGTGCATACGGTCGTGAAGGTGCGGCACGTGAAGCCGCTGTCGGATGGGACGGGCATGTAG
- a CDS encoding LmeA family phospholipid-binding protein — MLDSYLLAPIASSALQLWVRSQLDRVTALEVEVVGGDRALLHGQVERVVLRATKAVYRGLQLGKADFAADRVRLEPSLFGRWMQPTAPVTIVGEVRLHSEDLRASLASLLLSRALTEICATALQVDGVCWTWVACDRAGLRLWGDRAGEPVAIQAGLHAIAPQVIWLSPLAVTVGQSRRVLPEGYRLTLGSEIALETLQLEAEGMRISGCVWIVPER; from the coding sequence ATGCTCGACAGTTATCTGCTCGCGCCGATCGCGTCATCTGCCCTGCAGCTTTGGGTCCGCTCGCAGCTCGATCGCGTGACAGCGCTGGAGGTGGAAGTAGTAGGAGGCGATCGCGCGTTACTGCACGGACAGGTAGAGCGGGTGGTGTTGCGTGCGACTAAGGCTGTTTATCGCGGCTTGCAGCTGGGGAAAGCAGATTTTGCCGCCGATCGCGTGCGGCTGGAACCCTCACTGTTCGGTCGGTGGATGCAGCCAACAGCACCGGTGACAATTGTAGGAGAGGTGAGGCTGCACTCCGAAGATTTACGAGCGTCGCTAGCGTCGCTGCTCCTATCGCGCGCGCTGACCGAAATATGTGCGACAGCATTACAGGTTGATGGCGTCTGCTGGACGTGGGTTGCCTGCGATCGCGCCGGACTGAGGCTGTGGGGCGATCGCGCGGGCGAGCCAGTTGCGATACAAGCGGGGTTGCACGCGATCGCACCGCAAGTAATTTGGTTGTCGCCGCTGGCGGTTACCGTGGGACAATCGCGTCGGGTCCTTCCGGAAGGCTATCGCCTGACCCTCGGCTCGGAAATCGCGCTGGAAACCCTGCAACTCGAAGCTGAGGGCATGCGCATCAGCGGGTGCGTGTGGATCGTACCGGAACGGTGA
- a CDS encoding universal stress protein, with amino-acid sequence MLKRILLADSGTGHTEEMLEYLLDLPSLQRATLSLLHVVPPQASAQGMTEKWEDGAKVLAGALQRLKLDPQRVTTILRQGEPKDTVLQVADELDADLIVMGSRGLKRLESILENSVSQYVFQLTSRPMLLVKDDIYVKKLKRLMVAVDKSKAASYCLELALFLVREISGGQLFLTYVDKALDPSEGVQTHVRGDAAPELKAAIARAKQFGIEPSCLVTGGQAGPTICQLAGDKNVDLLILGSPDRRPTVAKSLPDLDRLLGGSLSDYVRVHANCPVLLGRTSV; translated from the coding sequence ATGCTGAAAAGAATTCTCCTGGCCGACTCGGGGACGGGTCACACCGAAGAGATGTTGGAGTACCTGCTGGATCTGCCATCGCTGCAGCGAGCGACGCTCTCGTTACTCCACGTTGTACCCCCGCAGGCGAGCGCTCAGGGCATGACCGAGAAGTGGGAAGACGGGGCTAAGGTCTTGGCCGGCGCCCTCCAGCGCCTGAAGCTCGATCCCCAGCGCGTGACCACGATTCTGCGGCAGGGCGAACCGAAGGATACGGTGCTGCAAGTTGCCGACGAACTCGATGCCGATTTGATCGTGATGGGCTCGCGCGGACTCAAGCGCTTGGAGTCGATCCTGGAGAATTCAGTCAGCCAGTATGTCTTCCAACTCACCAGCCGGCCGATGCTACTAGTGAAAGATGACATCTACGTCAAGAAGCTCAAGCGCCTGATGGTCGCAGTGGACAAATCGAAGGCGGCTAGTTATTGCCTGGAGTTGGCGTTGTTTTTGGTCCGCGAAATCTCGGGGGGGCAGCTCTTTTTAACCTACGTAGACAAAGCGCTCGATCCGTCAGAGGGCGTGCAAACCCACGTGCGAGGCGATGCCGCGCCGGAGTTGAAAGCCGCGATCGCGCGCGCCAAGCAATTCGGCATCGAGCCGAGCTGCCTCGTGACGGGCGGTCAGGCAGGTCCGACAATTTGCCAGCTTGCCGGGGACAAGAACGTCGATTTGCTGATCCTCGGCTCGCCCGATCGCCGACCGACAGTTGCCAAGAGCCTGCCGGATTTGGATCGCTTGCTCGGTGGCTCGCTCTCTGATTACGTGCGCGTTCACGCCAACTGTCCCGTCCTGCTGGGTCGCACGTCAGTGTGA
- the recJ gene encoding single-stranded-DNA-specific exonuclease RecJ has protein sequence MQDDWEILAADAVPEWFRDAVRGYAPDGRYLAALLWQRGIRDLDNLSGFLDPDCYVPTSPFAFGNEMEWAIARLQQARDDDERVAIWGDFDADGITATSVLWDGLGEFFAPRDRLSYLVPDRLRESHGLNSAGLDRLAAAGVTLVVTCDTGSTNLAEIDHARALGIDIIVTDHHALPAARTDVVAIVNPRYLPSDHPLHHLSGVAVAYKLVEALYERLPDVPQRPLEHLLDLVAIGLIADLVELKGDCRYLAQRGIDRLKTQAKTHDRPGVAHLLGLCQRVGDRATDISFGIGPRINAVSRIHGDASFCIELLTGRDPQHCRELATAAELANGRRRDLQTDLVKAVKAQLARVDLSTADAIVLADPQWHGGILGLVAGQIAQEYGRPTILLNVDETADPAIARGSARSVNNIDLYELVTSQAPLLRSFGGHPYAAGMSLLAENVPLFRDGLQQQLRQRLGATPTAPTVTADLAVTVAELGKDLFRELRWLEPCGMGNPAPKLLVRACWFEALWRTNYRDLKGGKTRYPRTTFELHDGSTDRGFPGIWWGHAVDELPTAERHDAIVELDYNSYSRRYEVRLLAVRPRSDGLGVRHDRHSWLLDWRDRSEDCERTTDEAVVLHDCPYDWRDLSTNARRARTHDRKLALAYSAPETRSPQATWEQLVGIAKFLCRTGTVARREQLRTKLDLGDRALDVGLHALESLGLTVEQTADAVAVSGQLQPCDDAEAAISQALEAIAEAQFRREFFCRAPVTTLADAVG, from the coding sequence ATGCAAGACGACTGGGAAATTCTTGCTGCGGATGCCGTCCCCGAGTGGTTCCGGGATGCGGTGCGGGGTTATGCTCCTGACGGACGCTATCTCGCCGCTCTCCTCTGGCAGCGGGGCATCCGCGATCTTGACAACTTGTCTGGCTTCCTCGACCCGGACTGTTACGTCCCGACGAGTCCGTTTGCCTTCGGCAACGAGATGGAATGGGCGATCGCGCGCTTGCAGCAGGCTCGCGACGACGACGAGCGCGTGGCGATTTGGGGTGACTTCGATGCCGACGGCATTACTGCCACGAGCGTATTGTGGGACGGGCTGGGGGAATTCTTCGCACCGCGCGATCGCCTCAGTTACCTCGTGCCCGATCGCCTGCGTGAATCCCACGGCCTTAACTCCGCCGGTCTCGATCGCCTGGCGGCAGCGGGGGTCACTCTCGTCGTCACCTGCGACACCGGCAGCACCAACCTCGCCGAGATCGACCACGCGCGCGCCCTCGGCATCGACATTATCGTTACCGACCACCACGCACTGCCCGCTGCCCGTACGGATGTTGTGGCGATCGTCAATCCCCGCTACCTGCCGTCCGACCATCCTCTGCATCACCTCTCCGGTGTCGCCGTTGCCTACAAACTTGTCGAAGCACTCTACGAACGCCTGCCCGACGTACCGCAACGGCCGCTGGAGCACCTGCTCGATTTGGTCGCGATCGGTTTGATTGCCGACCTCGTGGAACTCAAAGGCGACTGCCGCTACCTGGCGCAGCGCGGCATCGATCGCCTCAAAACTCAAGCCAAGACCCACGATCGACCGGGCGTCGCTCACTTACTCGGTTTGTGCCAGCGCGTGGGCGATCGCGCCACGGACATTTCCTTCGGCATCGGACCGCGCATCAATGCTGTCAGCCGCATCCACGGTGACGCCAGCTTCTGTATCGAACTGCTGACCGGTCGCGATCCGCAACACTGTCGCGAGCTGGCAACGGCTGCCGAACTCGCTAACGGCCGCCGTCGCGACCTGCAGACCGACTTGGTCAAAGCCGTGAAGGCACAACTCGCACGGGTGGATCTCTCGACCGCAGACGCGATCGTGCTGGCCGACCCGCAGTGGCACGGTGGCATCCTCGGGTTGGTGGCCGGTCAAATCGCGCAAGAATACGGCCGCCCAACGATTTTGTTGAACGTCGACGAGACGGCCGATCCGGCGATCGCGCGGGGATCGGCGCGCTCGGTCAACAACATCGACTTGTACGAACTAGTTACCTCGCAAGCACCACTGCTCCGTAGTTTTGGCGGGCATCCCTACGCAGCGGGCATGAGCTTACTCGCCGAGAACGTGCCGCTGTTCCGCGACGGACTACAACAGCAGTTACGGCAGCGTTTGGGCGCGACGCCGACAGCCCCCACCGTGACGGCCGACCTCGCCGTTACCGTTGCCGAGCTCGGGAAAGACCTGTTCCGAGAACTGCGCTGGCTCGAACCGTGCGGTATGGGCAACCCCGCGCCGAAACTGCTCGTGCGCGCTTGTTGGTTCGAGGCGCTGTGGCGGACCAATTATCGCGACCTTAAGGGTGGCAAAACGCGCTACCCGCGCACCACGTTCGAGTTGCACGATGGCTCGACCGACAGGGGATTTCCCGGCATTTGGTGGGGACACGCAGTCGACGAACTGCCGACTGCCGAGCGCCACGACGCGATCGTCGAACTCGACTACAATTCCTACTCGCGCCGCTATGAAGTCCGTCTGTTAGCCGTTCGACCGCGTTCCGACGGCCTCGGCGTCCGACACGATCGTCACAGTTGGTTGCTCGACTGGCGCGATCGCTCCGAGGACTGCGAGCGCACCACCGACGAAGCGGTCGTTCTGCACGACTGTCCATACGACTGGCGCGACCTCAGCACTAACGCCCGTCGCGCGCGGACGCACGATCGCAAGCTGGCGTTGGCCTATTCGGCACCGGAGACGCGATCGCCGCAAGCAACGTGGGAGCAACTGGTCGGTATCGCCAAGTTCCTCTGCCGCACGGGCACCGTCGCGCGCCGCGAGCAATTACGGACCAAACTCGACCTCGGCGATCGCGCGTTAGATGTGGGGTTGCATGCCCTGGAGTCCCTGGGGTTGACCGTCGAGCAAACCGCTGATGCGGTTGCCGTGTCCGGGCAGTTGCAGCCGTGCGACGATGCTGAAGCGGCGATCTCGCAGGCATTAGAAGCCATAGCAGAAGCTCAGTTTCGCCGCGAGTTTTTCTGTCGCGCCCCGGTCACAACGCTTGCGGACGCTGTGGGTTGA
- a CDS encoding AI-2E family transporter codes for MVDPIIRYAALALFSTWCFILLRPFIALAIWASIIAVVLYPLFLWLSDRFGGRRKLAAMSITLMGVAIVLGPVSFMAGGAVDSIQSFASNLESGNLQIPPPSPSIATWPVIGEPAAEIWQDASVNLKSVIEEYSPQLQKLAGSLLALAGTTSLGILQFLLATIISGLLMLNADAIARGIRRFVLRLNPIQGDGFLALAVATIRNVTRGVVGIAVFQTLLIGISLVLAGIPLAGILIPICLVLSVVQVGPGIVVLGTIAYAWTTIGGIKAGIFTVWMVAAGLSDNFLKPILLSRGLPVPMLVVFIGVFGGTLAHGIIGLFVGPVVLSMGYELLRTWVDTEVSLEDYATQPEAGFANQSE; via the coding sequence GTGGTCGATCCCATCATTCGTTATGCAGCCCTGGCCTTGTTTTCAACTTGGTGTTTTATTTTGTTGCGCCCCTTCATTGCCCTCGCAATCTGGGCGTCGATTATCGCGGTGGTGCTTTACCCGCTGTTCTTGTGGTTGAGCGATCGCTTTGGAGGTAGGCGGAAACTAGCAGCAATGTCGATCACGCTCATGGGTGTTGCAATCGTTCTCGGTCCCGTCAGTTTTATGGCGGGTGGGGCCGTTGACAGCATTCAATCCTTTGCTTCCAATCTCGAAAGCGGTAACCTCCAAATTCCGCCGCCTTCCCCCAGCATCGCGACTTGGCCGGTTATCGGAGAACCCGCTGCAGAGATCTGGCAAGACGCATCCGTCAACCTCAAGAGCGTGATTGAGGAGTATAGCCCGCAACTACAAAAACTTGCCGGCAGCCTACTGGCATTGGCTGGCACGACCAGTCTTGGTATTTTGCAGTTTTTGCTCGCCACCATTATTTCTGGGCTTTTGATGCTCAATGCAGACGCGATCGCGAGGGGCATCCGTCGCTTCGTTCTCCGACTGAACCCCATCCAAGGTGATGGTTTCCTGGCGCTGGCAGTGGCGACAATTCGCAATGTAACCCGAGGAGTGGTCGGTATTGCCGTTTTCCAAACCCTCTTGATCGGGATCAGTCTCGTTCTAGCCGGGATTCCCCTCGCCGGTATCCTCATTCCAATCTGTTTGGTTTTGAGTGTCGTGCAAGTCGGTCCGGGGATTGTGGTGTTGGGCACAATTGCCTATGCCTGGACCACGATAGGAGGAATAAAGGCTGGGATTTTCACGGTTTGGATGGTGGCAGCCGGGCTATCGGATAATTTCCTTAAGCCGATCCTCCTGTCCCGCGGACTGCCAGTACCGATGCTGGTTGTTTTCATCGGCGTGTTCGGCGGCACCTTGGCTCACGGCATCATCGGTCTTTTCGTCGGACCGGTAGTTTTGTCTATGGGCTACGAATTGCTGCGGACGTGGGTCGATACCGAGGTTTCTCTAGAAGACTACGCCACCCAACCTGAAGCAGGTTTTGCCAATCAGTCTGAATAA
- a CDS encoding phycobiliprotein lyase, which translates to MGSTRAVVATHEQLIAAFFQASAGKWHSERRYYTLPQGKTKEVCSRLEIELLDRGCEELHHLEALHQLDADALVCGTRVSWCSIDAETGRLQSEDSTLFGALGNQLYRDRGFAIDQPVAAQFHFINPQTLCLRTEYKGSSFEEELKLIGDRYRTRQTIVARAGEQKLIGQYLETRL; encoded by the coding sequence ATCGGATCTACACGCGCGGTCGTCGCAACGCATGAGCAACTCATCGCTGCCTTCTTCCAGGCATCTGCTGGCAAGTGGCACTCCGAGCGTCGTTATTACACCTTGCCCCAGGGCAAAACCAAAGAAGTGTGCAGCCGCCTAGAAATCGAACTCCTCGATCGCGGTTGTGAGGAGTTGCACCACCTAGAGGCCTTACATCAGCTTGATGCTGACGCGCTGGTCTGTGGCACGCGGGTGAGCTGGTGCAGTATAGATGCTGAAACCGGTCGGCTGCAATCGGAAGATTCGACGCTATTTGGCGCGCTCGGGAACCAGCTTTATCGCGATCGCGGCTTTGCGATCGACCAGCCGGTAGCCGCGCAGTTCCACTTCATCAACCCTCAGACTTTGTGCCTGCGAACCGAATATAAAGGCTCAAGCTTTGAGGAAGAGTTGAAGCTGATCGGCGATCGCTACCGTACCCGTCAAACGATCGTCGCGCGGGCGGGGGAGCAGAAGCTCATCGGACAATACCTCGAGACGCGCCTGTAA
- a CDS encoding phasin family protein, with protein MGQNRFGDFVQKAFYLGVGIADFAQEKASETLQDLRGRGQQLADEMVRRGEMSSEEARRFVDDLVREAQQRQPGKSTDAAADKPTGRPEPRQIEIEILEDEELPASAVGDSSNTAGGENLAADDEDSERLDSLRQQVDALREELRRLQQ; from the coding sequence ATGGGTCAGAACCGATTTGGCGACTTCGTGCAGAAAGCCTTCTACCTCGGGGTTGGCATTGCCGACTTCGCTCAGGAGAAAGCTTCTGAAACCTTGCAGGATTTGCGAGGGCGCGGGCAGCAGCTTGCCGACGAGATGGTCCGACGGGGCGAGATGAGTTCCGAGGAGGCTCGCCGATTCGTCGACGATCTCGTGCGCGAAGCTCAACAACGTCAACCGGGGAAGTCAACGGATGCGGCTGCGGACAAACCGACCGGTCGTCCCGAACCCCGCCAGATCGAGATCGAGATTCTAGAGGACGAGGAGCTGCCGGCATCGGCGGTCGGCGACTCCAGCAATACTGCGGGGGGCGAGAATCTTGCCGCGGACGACGAGGATTCCGAGCGGCTCGACTCCCTGCGCCAGCAAGTGGACGCGCTGCGCGAGGAACTGCGCCGCCTGCAGCAATAA
- a CDS encoding transposase, which produces MGSIEEETPIELADMHCPFCDPPKSHKHGRISHGIQRFKCVQCNHTFVEIDVS; this is translated from the coding sequence ATGGGATCGATCGAGGAAGAGACACCGATCGAACTCGCTGACATGCACTGCCCCTTTTGCGACCCTCCCAAATCTCACAAACACGGACGCATCAGCCACGGTATCCAGCGCTTCAAGTGTGTTCAATGCAACCACACCTTCGTCGAAATCGACGTGTCCTAG
- the msrA gene encoding peptide-methionine (S)-S-oxide reductase MsrA → MAERLELATFGAGCFWGVEAAFQRVPGVRSTSVGYMGGHFPNPSYFDVLARITGHAEVAQVEFDPNAISYNQLLNVFWSIHDPTQVDRQGPDRGEQYRSAIFYHLPEQEAAARRSRLALEQSGKYDKPIATQIVPASEYYRADDSHQQYFEKRARARCDRQTGSRSQSERAVSS, encoded by the coding sequence ATGGCGGAACGACTGGAGTTGGCAACATTTGGGGCGGGTTGTTTCTGGGGCGTGGAGGCTGCGTTCCAGCGCGTGCCAGGCGTGCGCTCGACGTCGGTGGGTTACATGGGCGGGCATTTCCCCAACCCGAGCTATTTCGACGTGCTGGCGCGCATCACCGGCCATGCCGAAGTAGCGCAGGTGGAATTCGACCCGAATGCCATTAGCTACAATCAACTCCTAAATGTTTTCTGGTCGATTCACGATCCGACGCAAGTCGATCGCCAGGGTCCCGATCGCGGCGAGCAGTATCGGTCGGCAATCTTCTACCACTTACCGGAGCAGGAAGCCGCTGCACGTCGATCGCGTCTTGCCCTGGAGCAGTCGGGCAAGTACGACAAACCGATCGCCACGCAAATCGTGCCGGCAAGCGAGTACTACCGCGCCGACGACAGCCACCAACAATATTTTGAGAAACGCGCGCGCGCTCGATGCGATCGCCAGACCGGGTCGCGATCGCAGTCCGAGCGGGCGGTGTCGTCCTAG